A genome region from Trichoderma asperellum chromosome 7, complete sequence includes the following:
- a CDS encoding uncharacterized protein (EggNog:ENOG41) translates to MENHPAAVPDGDVASQIAAEEKAINLAMKRLKLLHIKERQLRNTIPKMLEPLVQKHPSPDIMYAAFMKSVNDAQASIKDFTELMKDDTSKAVFDRADKSKEANPLGIVPWKHKDYPDWFVMDKD, encoded by the exons ATGGAGAACCACCCGGCTGCAGTTCCCGATGGGGATGTTGCCAGCCAGATTGCCGCCGAGGAAAAGGCCATCAATCTGGCGATGAAGCGGCTCAAGCTTTTACATATCAAG GAGCGCCAGCTGAGAAACACCATTCCCAAGATGCTGGAGCCTCTGGTGCAGAAGCACCCATCGC CAGACATTATGTACGCAGCCTTCATGAAGTCTGTCAACGATGCGCAGGCATCCATCAAGGACTTCACCGAATTGATGAAGGATGACACCAGCAAGGCTGTCTTTGACCGCGCTGATAAAAGCAAGGAAGCCAATCCTCTTGGTATTGTGCCTTGGAAGCACAAGGATTACCCGGATTGGTTTGTCATGGATAAGGATTGA